In Candidatus Defluviibacterium haderslevense, the following are encoded in one genomic region:
- a CDS encoding JAB domain-containing protein — translation MKNLNELSQSKRSWLVAEVKISYHNQSKASDYPKINNSKDAELILRNNWSDDMELLEEFNALFLNRANGVKGFFHLSRGGVSNTYVDLKILFSAGLKALASGIILAHNHPSRNLKPSKADLELTKKVLEAGKLLDIQIIDHLILIPNSGYYSFADEGTL, via the coding sequence ATGAAAAATTTGAATGAATTAAGTCAATCAAAGCGATCTTGGTTAGTAGCTGAGGTTAAAATCTCATACCATAACCAATCCAAAGCATCGGATTATCCAAAAATCAACAATTCAAAGGATGCGGAACTGATCCTTCGCAATAATTGGAGTGACGATATGGAACTACTTGAAGAATTTAATGCCCTATTCCTAAACAGAGCAAATGGTGTAAAAGGATTCTTTCACTTGTCTCGAGGTGGAGTCTCAAATACTTATGTCGATCTCAAGATTCTTTTTTCCGCTGGATTAAAAGCATTAGCATCTGGTATCATCCTAGCTCACAACCACCCATCACGAAACTTAAAACCAAGTAAAGCAGATCTTGAATTAACCAAAAAGGTACTTGAAGCAGGAAAACTGCTTGATATCCAAATCATAGACCATTTGATACTTATACCCAATTCTGGTTATTATTCCTTCGCCGATGAAGGTACCCTATAG
- a CDS encoding PKD domain-containing protein, translated as MKNLYLFFLLFVFFDTHLLQAQACSINGEISVCRNNVYKYDVGISAGEKVSWKLQNMKGRILSVNYDSVAILWTKAGTESLLAEVRDVNGNLLRTCTLTIIIKDFEYFTIEYFPKPPEKADNQACKGDLLQFITRHLSNYSYRWTYNDSILVDSTSHSINIIMGSEQMVDVCVEITNEVNGCMEKLCKRIYLFDLPQFSFRIDSSSSRNFCTHSEIIFKADPPAISGPKFLNNYEWSVISNNQILTSSSQTYYSPFNYTFLTSGNYIVKLTVTNQYGCSHSESMELTIEDGNSSLNQFTNVICKGQSVTYTTNNLCTSYHWGVEGGTIQHVSNDSCTILWDKDPTSGYGIIRITKSGCPTGVCDEEEFYKVYIMGGDNPIKGEVYFCSGQFQQPYSINPIPNASYIWRISSKNGSGNISLSDSTKPICFANFLSFTGTFTLSCEVKSSIPACSTYQSTTNITVYNFSINGNTLVCYGEDATFVIAPAMSGSNKHVILKLNGIIQYEYTTIDTVITIPHQYLSQSDDHYKIEVIIDMGQSMTCTITKDFKVMDPVLPPFSIMGPDIICPDTEYRYSTDNVGSNKISWEIKNGMIIDTANAAVLVTWLDTTADKVLKVRREFNGCLSEYTSLEVLLKNISTIDILGPDTVCVESMNDYTCNESTADNYDWSIIPTDAGRITSYRNDSMTVEWSNINGLHTATIRLIIHYCNNKSLTKDKIVYLSQGDTMKINHVNNCLGDSTLLYMSQHYSNTYEWDFGDGSTKVTTSSDSVWHHFNQDNNYNVTVQATQPNSCIIQNPTFHNIQIYPKHKLRFVYAEICPHESALVQTCDELLCIPPNIHFMKYVKFSASGVPNSGDYRFTINRNNQLWYTVNSTSPTLLIYGNQFSGTEFKLQIIIESIGNIPCITPDTLTLLACEDVPPVICNAKEIQISIDTLYFDKCNTANYEGTIEVFGDSDIIYKEWQIFEGNSTPIIRNIVAQSQLLDQQYTFQNAGPYRIDLVAGRKSIDEDSTIQICDTVASRSGIINTIPDIIYKWECNGSAYKLIAYASGTYYNPTGATPVHEWYVNNKHIGMHDTIILDSLTYSGNSVNLRLVSSISTNSCESKLNVPIPKLNTATIIQMDSSCRNNLISFVSNVLPVNYPKISSYLWDFGDNSFSKTKNPQHTFKDTGTYTVQLTIINEFGCTYLAEKLIKVLPNELDGYVSSVPDTCRSQYKLEFNQTHGNQIQKYKWNTGGLFNSINVNSSNSYRVTVTDVNGCKYESQKEVLINDPLITIEGPDKGCPNEFAEFTIFTVGDYNLKVSTGLTTWLSTGNNKYLIKIPLNNDSIIIKVEAKKGNVVCKTITKVVKINKITNFELIKDSITCDPFRLRIKTNPVFSVIWNDQNGIISSGPSILISKKGDYGATFIDSSGCFLYVETPIQGRPRVGINITGEDYICDSIFFDGIPKKINFLITEYLASSWKIQVGDSVVDFGNGSNPRSLTLTEKMENQEIKLVVTDAFGCQIESKAYKFHILPCSCNASYVTIAASLDHYTDSADYDIYKVIGAIRIPTGFNICPEGLEFLNPVEWIRYPTLVQNGPYIELRNGLVRQPRDSCNGTVQFTVHWCKGEITCSKTQTLYYDCCPIEPDICDLRVNQVQCNYPSMGSVSIDLEVYLKEAFILNSACRNGIITIEYPLTNVISSPPYYFTLTEHGPSTHNISFTGTMGQSPFCFYVRIKSTNLACHEECILGPICINPYTCQVINGNQFAIITNNCGSQNGDGTNSWNILTQINNPDGQYVIESVNANGGAMQDNYYDINGIHSTLILPSSSTSAAIQLLVHDLNQGIVFTTEKTISLDQCIMGHSKKEVNTTPLYTLQTVPNPSSHLTTFYYKIVKNPISPILKIYNIASNQEIIKIKCNDHGFTEFDASILPSGVYYIILEENGFKRNVQKWVVLR; from the coding sequence ATGAAAAATCTGTATTTATTCTTTCTACTTTTTGTTTTTTTTGACACCCATTTACTTCAAGCTCAAGCTTGTTCAATAAATGGAGAAATATCCGTTTGCCGGAATAATGTTTATAAATATGATGTTGGAATATCCGCTGGTGAGAAAGTAAGCTGGAAGCTTCAAAACATGAAAGGCAGAATTCTTAGTGTTAACTATGATTCTGTAGCCATCTTGTGGACCAAAGCAGGAACAGAATCACTATTGGCTGAAGTCCGAGATGTCAATGGAAATCTTTTAAGAACTTGTACATTGACTATTATTATAAAAGACTTCGAATATTTTACAATAGAATATTTTCCTAAACCTCCAGAGAAAGCTGATAATCAAGCCTGTAAAGGCGATCTCTTACAATTTATTACCAGACATCTAAGTAATTATTCTTATCGGTGGACTTATAATGATTCCATACTTGTAGACAGTACATCTCATTCTATAAATATTATTATGGGATCAGAACAAATGGTTGATGTATGTGTAGAGATCACGAATGAAGTAAATGGATGTATGGAGAAGTTGTGCAAACGAATCTACTTGTTTGACCTGCCTCAGTTTAGTTTTAGAATAGATTCCAGTTCTTCTAGGAATTTCTGTACGCATTCAGAAATTATTTTTAAGGCTGATCCACCTGCCATTTCTGGTCCAAAGTTTTTAAATAACTATGAATGGTCTGTGATTTCTAATAATCAGATATTAACATCTTCTTCTCAAACCTACTATTCACCATTTAATTATACCTTTTTAACCAGTGGGAATTATATAGTCAAACTCACCGTAACCAATCAATACGGATGCAGCCATTCGGAATCCATGGAACTCACTATTGAAGATGGAAATTCATCTCTTAACCAATTCACTAATGTAATATGTAAAGGACAATCAGTAACATATACTACTAATAATTTATGCACTTCATATCATTGGGGTGTAGAAGGTGGTACAATACAGCACGTATCAAATGATAGTTGTACCATATTATGGGATAAAGATCCTACTTCCGGATATGGTATCATCAGAATAACTAAATCAGGATGCCCTACGGGAGTATGCGATGAAGAAGAATTCTATAAAGTCTATATCATGGGAGGAGATAATCCCATAAAAGGGGAGGTCTATTTTTGTTCTGGTCAATTCCAACAGCCCTATTCCATAAATCCAATTCCTAACGCAAGCTATATATGGCGAATATCATCAAAGAATGGTTCAGGAAATATAAGCTTATCTGATTCTACCAAGCCAATTTGTTTTGCAAATTTTTTATCTTTTACCGGAACATTTACATTAAGCTGTGAAGTTAAATCATCCATTCCTGCCTGCAGCACTTATCAGAGTACGACCAATATAACTGTATACAACTTTAGTATTAACGGTAATACTTTAGTATGTTATGGAGAAGATGCTACTTTTGTCATTGCACCAGCAATGTCGGGAAGTAATAAACATGTTATTCTAAAACTTAACGGTATCATACAATATGAATATACTACTATTGATACAGTGATTACAATACCTCATCAATACTTGAGCCAATCAGATGATCATTACAAAATAGAAGTCATAATAGATATGGGTCAAAGTATGACTTGTACGATTACCAAAGATTTCAAAGTGATGGATCCTGTACTTCCACCTTTTTCAATTATGGGTCCTGATATAATTTGTCCCGACACTGAGTACAGATACTCCACAGATAATGTAGGTTCAAATAAAATATCCTGGGAGATCAAGAATGGAATGATCATTGACACCGCTAATGCCGCTGTATTAGTCACATGGCTCGATACCACCGCTGATAAAGTCCTTAAGGTGCGAAGAGAATTCAATGGATGTCTCTCTGAGTATACTTCATTGGAAGTATTACTGAAGAATATCTCCACAATTGACATACTTGGTCCTGATACTGTCTGTGTAGAATCTATGAATGATTATACATGCAATGAATCCACTGCAGATAATTATGATTGGAGCATTATCCCTACTGACGCAGGAAGAATTACTTCGTACCGTAATGATAGTATGACAGTTGAATGGAGTAATATAAATGGACTTCATACGGCCACTATTAGGCTGATTATCCATTATTGTAATAATAAATCCTTAACCAAAGATAAAATAGTGTATCTCTCTCAAGGAGATACAATGAAGATTAATCATGTGAACAACTGTCTTGGTGATTCTACATTACTATATATGTCCCAACATTATAGTAATACTTATGAATGGGACTTCGGAGATGGTTCAACTAAGGTAACTACTTCGTCAGATTCAGTATGGCATCATTTTAATCAAGATAATAATTATAATGTAACTGTCCAAGCAACACAACCCAATTCATGTATCATTCAGAATCCTACATTCCATAATATTCAGATTTATCCAAAGCATAAATTGAGATTCGTATATGCAGAGATATGTCCTCATGAATCTGCATTGGTTCAGACATGTGATGAATTATTGTGTATTCCACCAAACATACATTTTATGAAGTATGTAAAATTCTCTGCATCCGGAGTACCCAATAGTGGGGATTACCGATTCACTATCAATCGGAATAATCAGCTGTGGTATACTGTAAATTCTACTTCCCCTACCTTACTCATCTATGGAAATCAGTTTAGTGGTACTGAATTCAAGCTTCAGATCATAATAGAATCCATAGGGAATATCCCATGCATTACTCCTGACACATTAACATTATTGGCCTGTGAGGATGTTCCTCCAGTCATCTGTAATGCCAAAGAAATCCAGATAAGTATAGATACATTATACTTTGACAAATGTAATACTGCTAATTATGAAGGAACAATAGAAGTCTTTGGTGACTCCGATATCATTTATAAAGAATGGCAGATATTCGAAGGTAATTCAACTCCAATAATTCGTAACATTGTTGCCCAATCACAATTACTTGATCAACAATACACTTTCCAGAATGCAGGTCCTTACAGAATAGATCTGGTAGCAGGTAGAAAGAGTATTGATGAAGATTCTACAATCCAGATTTGTGATACGGTAGCTAGTAGATCAGGTATCATCAATACCATTCCAGATATTATCTATAAATGGGAATGTAATGGAAGTGCATACAAACTAATAGCATATGCTTCCGGTACTTATTATAATCCTACAGGTGCTACACCAGTTCATGAATGGTATGTTAATAATAAGCATATTGGAATGCATGATACGATAATTTTAGATTCATTGACTTATTCAGGTAATTCGGTCAATCTTAGGTTAGTATCTTCCATTTCAACTAACTCTTGTGAAAGCAAGTTAAATGTACCCATACCGAAACTAAACACAGCAACAATAATTCAAATGGATTCAAGTTGTCGAAATAATCTAATATCTTTTGTTTCAAACGTTCTACCTGTGAATTATCCAAAAATAAGTAGCTATTTATGGGATTTTGGAGACAATAGTTTTTCCAAAACAAAAAATCCACAACATACATTTAAAGATACTGGAACTTATACTGTTCAATTGACTATAATCAATGAGTTCGGATGTACATATCTTGCAGAAAAACTCATAAAGGTATTACCCAATGAATTAGATGGTTATGTTTCATCTGTACCTGATACTTGCAGATCACAATACAAACTTGAATTTAATCAAACACATGGTAATCAAATTCAAAAATATAAATGGAATACAGGTGGTCTATTTAATTCTATAAACGTAAATTCTAGTAATAGCTACAGAGTAACAGTAACTGATGTCAACGGGTGTAAGTATGAATCACAAAAGGAAGTATTGATTAATGATCCATTAATAACTATAGAAGGACCAGATAAAGGGTGCCCTAATGAATTCGCAGAATTTACAATATTTACAGTTGGGGATTATAATCTAAAAGTAAGTACAGGATTAACAACATGGTTAAGCACAGGCAATAATAAATATCTTATAAAAATCCCTTTAAATAATGACAGTATTATTATAAAGGTGGAGGCTAAAAAAGGAAATGTGGTCTGTAAAACAATTACAAAAGTTGTCAAAATAAATAAAATTACTAACTTCGAATTAATTAAAGACAGTATCACTTGTGATCCGTTTAGATTGAGAATTAAAACTAACCCAGTATTTAGTGTTATTTGGAATGATCAAAATGGAATAATTTCAAGTGGTCCATCTATTCTAATTTCAAAAAAGGGAGATTATGGTGCGACTTTTATCGACTCTTCGGGATGTTTTTTGTATGTAGAAACACCAATTCAAGGCAGACCAAGAGTTGGAATTAATATAACTGGGGAAGATTACATATGTGATTCCATATTTTTCGATGGTATTCCGAAAAAAATAAATTTTTTGATAACAGAATATTTAGCTTCATCTTGGAAAATTCAGGTAGGTGATTCGGTAGTTGATTTTGGTAATGGTTCTAATCCACGATCCTTAACACTTACTGAAAAAATGGAAAATCAAGAAATCAAGTTAGTTGTAACGGATGCCTTTGGATGTCAAATAGAATCGAAGGCATACAAATTTCATATACTTCCATGTAGTTGTAATGCATCTTATGTGACTATTGCGGCGTCTCTAGATCATTATACAGATTCTGCTGATTATGATATATATAAAGTTATTGGAGCAATACGTATACCTACAGGTTTTAACATTTGTCCGGAAGGTTTAGAATTTCTTAACCCTGTAGAATGGATTCGATACCCTACATTAGTTCAAAATGGACCATACATTGAATTGAGAAATGGACTTGTAAGACAACCCCGTGATTCATGTAATGGTACGGTCCAATTCACTGTTCATTGGTGCAAAGGCGAAATAACATGTTCAAAGACGCAAACTTTATACTACGATTGTTGTCCTATAGAACCTGACATTTGTGATCTCAGAGTTAACCAAGTACAATGCAATTATCCTAGTATGGGATCTGTTAGCATCGACCTTGAAGTATATCTTAAAGAAGCATTTATACTGAATAGTGCTTGTCGAAATGGAATCATCACGATTGAGTATCCTTTAACAAATGTAATTAGTTCGCCTCCATATTATTTCACGCTAACCGAACATGGTCCATCCACTCATAACATCTCATTCACTGGCACTATGGGACAAAGTCCATTTTGCTTTTATGTAAGAATAAAATCTACAAACTTAGCATGTCATGAAGAATGTATACTTGGTCCAATTTGCATAAATCCATACACGTGTCAGGTCATTAATGGTAACCAATTCGCTATCATAACAAATAATTGTGGTAGCCAAAATGGAGATGGAACAAATTCATGGAATATTCTGACTCAGATAAATAACCCTGATGGTCAATATGTGATAGAATCAGTTAATGCCAATGGTGGTGCGATGCAAGATAATTATTATGACATAAATGGAATCCATTCTACATTAATTCTGCCTTCAAGCTCTACAAGTGCAGCAATTCAACTTTTAGTGCATGATTTAAACCAAGGTATAGTATTCACTACAGAAAAAACTATTTCATTGGACCAATGTATTATGGGTCACAGCAAAAAGGAAGTAAATACAACACCTTTGTATACACTTCAGACCGTTCCAAATCCATCTTCTCATTTAACCACTTTCTATTATAAAATTGTTAAGAATCCAATTTCACCAATTCTAAAAATATATAATATTGCTTCAAATCAAGAAATAATTAAAATCAAATGTAATGATCATGGGTTTACAGAGTTTGATGCTAGTATTTTACCTTCTGGAGTTTATTACATTATTTTAGAAGAAAATGGTTTCAAACGAAATGTTCAAAAATGGGTAGTATTAAGATAA
- a CDS encoding sigma-70 family RNA polymerase sigma factor: MYSIVHKRGLQKADIKDLFQDSVIEVLTTKKEYDKESFEKFFISTIYDRNAINLEKKQKRLKSFDLGDENFENTYLEFSEIEHDIEALLPKIIEVLPSKYSGFIKLHIEGKNNAEIAKTLNLTLGTVAKYKSECQIILRESILPLFKN, encoded by the coding sequence ATGTATTCTATCGTTCATAAACGGGGATTACAGAAAGCAGATATAAAAGATTTATTCCAAGACTCAGTTATTGAAGTACTTACCACAAAAAAAGAATATGACAAAGAATCTTTTGAGAAATTTTTTATAAGCACAATTTACGATAGGAATGCAATAAATTTAGAAAAGAAACAAAAACGCCTCAAGTCATTTGACTTAGGAGATGAAAATTTTGAGAATACTTACCTAGAATTCAGCGAAATCGAACATGATATAGAAGCACTTCTACCAAAAATAATAGAAGTTTTACCTAGTAAATATTCTGGTTTTATTAAATTACACATCGAAGGTAAAAATAATGCAGAAATCGCTAAAACATTAAACTTAACTCTTGGAACTGTTGCTAAATATAAAAGCGAATGTCAAATTATTTTAAGAGAATCTATTTTACCACTTTTTAAAAATTAA
- a CDS encoding DUF1738 domain-containing protein: protein MKKELESTGSSAISKNFDLYQEVTNKIISMLEKGVAPWRRTWSTYGLAKNYATGHVYTGINFILMNNTEHHVPYFMTYNQVKALDGKLKKGAKAQKVIFFNLIYKDQNNRVVNKDEATHLYNIGEEVKVLKFIKYYNVFNISDVEGIDFEISEIQLKPNEKIGKCESIVELMPKCPLIQHEKNNSAFYSPILDIVNMPKMEQFETSEEYYATLFHELVHSTGHATRLAREEVMNPHAFGSKAYSKEELVAEMGASFLCSSVQIDFDKIIENNVAYLAGWLKVLKEDSKFIFKVASEAQKGVDFILNL, encoded by the coding sequence ATGAAAAAGGAACTAGAATCTACTGGTAGCTCTGCTATTTCTAAAAACTTTGACTTATATCAAGAAGTAACAAACAAAATCATTTCAATGCTTGAAAAAGGAGTAGCACCATGGCGAAGAACATGGAGTACATATGGATTAGCCAAGAACTATGCAACTGGACATGTATATACCGGAATTAACTTCATCTTGATGAACAATACGGAACATCATGTTCCATATTTCATGACATATAACCAAGTAAAGGCACTGGATGGCAAATTGAAAAAAGGAGCGAAAGCGCAAAAGGTTATTTTCTTTAATCTTATCTACAAGGATCAAAACAATAGAGTAGTAAACAAAGATGAAGCAACACACCTATATAATATAGGAGAAGAAGTTAAAGTATTGAAGTTCATTAAGTATTACAATGTCTTCAATATTTCTGATGTGGAAGGTATTGATTTTGAGATTTCTGAAATACAGCTAAAGCCAAATGAGAAAATTGGTAAATGTGAATCTATTGTAGAGCTTATGCCTAAGTGTCCTTTGATACAGCATGAGAAAAATAATAGTGCATTCTATTCACCTATTTTGGACATAGTTAATATGCCTAAAATGGAACAGTTCGAAACATCTGAAGAATATTATGCCACTCTTTTCCATGAACTAGTTCACTCTACTGGCCATGCAACAAGATTAGCTAGAGAAGAAGTTATGAATCCTCATGCTTTTGGAAGTAAGGCATATAGCAAAGAGGAGTTAGTTGCAGAAATGGGAGCTTCGTTTCTATGTTCGAGTGTGCAAATTGACTTTGATAAAATCATTGAAAACAATGTCGCTTATCTAGCTGGATGGCTTAAAGTTCTGAAGGAGGATAGTAAATTCATTTTCAAGGTAGCCTCAGAGGCTCAAAAAGGTGTTGATTTCATTTTAAATCTGTAA
- a CDS encoding gliding motility-associated C-terminal domain-containing protein, producing MLQKYGLIEMMNELYSRLLFIVILFQSTSSLIYGQQDTFSTPSDCPTGLETSIWYMGTHGIDWRSGTPQPDSFFYSALGIGEGHSSICGKQGNLLFYSDNDYIYNRNHQIMAGCPRFSNRSSVMCAILPQPGSDSLYYFFTPDQFPTITGPPYKLRYVQIDMSQDSGLGAVVTPEQVLIDSSSEQVLAVKHCNGRDWWIICQNAVTEVFYSFLLDTSGIQFNQIVTSISGNIHNISNEQYKTGELAISNSGEHLIECTLGHPSQVELHQFDPSTGIISNGYDLFDTITTAKNRKELIGSAFSSDDSKVYLTLADTFDVIFQVDLQDPDSLMVRKRINRIIHQLGFGVGGPVLGRDDRMYITTFRKFFKTLHVIHQPNEYGQACELMLNDFYLGGKSGLIAPNFAVGLERPYRAVVQGKKIICKDSVAHFLVKEACPHITEWMLPDGGQIILQSGDSLAMVFPDTGMYRVIAAYPIRCGFKSDTHRVQVNRCHCLHQFSLTQADTLVCVGSSSTIAFNTNASSFLIDGIVLPNSTVTITDIKKDTLLKIYLTYPDACDTIINIRIRVIPIDSSQTVMEFCNGDSIFIQNQWYHHDEELRILSTNQLGCDSVVLISLKTKRSESFATNYQICEGDSVWLFTPNGGKWITSNESDTIIWNNQEGCDSIYTYNATVFPSFHETLNFHKCVKDSLFYQGTYYLQDTSFLINYSTQYGCDSILSINIINYPISPATHTIHNLCNGDSIQIDNIWYHDSITIITQFNNQYGCDSFHMTEVHLFPIHEPTTITFYFCIGDSVQIEQLWYTTASEFTVHKSNIHSCDSVIHYTVIAYEDIFVDLDDTLELIRGGTYTLSGLHSMNVTRFRWYPSEYLSCTDCPNPEIKAIQDGTYYLEVSDGNGCTAIDSIFIHVKNQTSEIFIPNIFSPNADSKNDTWNITFSDSKSKIITLQLFERWGQQVYSCESYPNGMGSNCNGWDGMVNNRLCLPNVYIYLINWENAAGQRFLIKGDVTLLR from the coding sequence ATGCTTCAAAAATATGGTCTAATAGAAATGATGAATGAATTGTATTCAAGATTATTATTTATTGTCATACTATTCCAAAGCACCTCATCTCTAATCTATGGACAGCAAGATACATTTAGCACCCCGTCAGATTGTCCTACTGGATTAGAGACTTCGATTTGGTATATGGGTACACATGGGATAGATTGGCGATCTGGCACACCTCAGCCGGATTCATTTTTCTACAGTGCCTTAGGTATAGGAGAAGGGCATTCGAGTATCTGTGGTAAACAGGGCAATCTACTCTTCTACTCAGATAATGATTACATCTATAATCGTAATCACCAGATCATGGCAGGATGTCCACGATTCTCTAATCGGTCCTCAGTCATGTGCGCTATCTTGCCCCAGCCTGGTAGTGATTCCTTATATTATTTTTTTACCCCAGATCAATTTCCTACCATAACTGGACCACCTTATAAATTGAGATATGTCCAGATAGATATGAGTCAGGATAGTGGACTTGGCGCAGTAGTGACTCCAGAACAGGTACTCATAGATTCCAGTTCCGAACAAGTGCTGGCAGTTAAACATTGTAATGGACGTGATTGGTGGATTATCTGTCAGAATGCAGTAACAGAGGTCTTTTATTCATTCCTATTAGACACCAGTGGTATTCAATTCAATCAAATAGTAACATCTATATCTGGGAATATACATAATATATCAAATGAACAGTACAAAACAGGCGAATTAGCCATATCCAATTCTGGTGAACACCTTATTGAATGTACTTTGGGACATCCAAGTCAGGTAGAATTGCATCAATTCGATCCAAGTACAGGCATAATCTCAAACGGGTATGATTTATTTGATACAATTACAACAGCTAAAAATAGAAAAGAACTTATAGGTTCTGCTTTTTCATCAGATGACTCTAAAGTTTATCTTACTTTAGCAGATACCTTTGATGTAATATTTCAAGTGGACCTCCAGGATCCTGATTCTTTGATGGTAAGGAAGCGAATTAACAGGATAATTCACCAATTGGGTTTTGGTGTAGGTGGACCCGTTCTAGGCAGAGATGATAGAATGTACATTACTACATTTAGGAAATTTTTTAAAACCCTTCATGTCATCCATCAGCCCAATGAATATGGTCAGGCCTGTGAACTTATGCTTAATGACTTCTATCTGGGAGGTAAGTCAGGTTTAATTGCACCGAATTTTGCAGTAGGTTTAGAAAGACCTTATAGGGCTGTAGTTCAGGGAAAGAAAATAATTTGTAAGGATAGTGTGGCTCATTTTCTTGTGAAAGAGGCCTGTCCACATATAACAGAATGGATGCTACCTGATGGAGGTCAAATCATCCTCCAATCTGGGGATAGTCTTGCAATGGTTTTTCCTGATACTGGAATGTATAGAGTTATAGCAGCTTATCCGATTCGTTGTGGATTTAAATCTGATACACATAGGGTTCAAGTCAATAGATGTCACTGCTTACATCAATTTAGTCTTACTCAAGCTGATACTTTAGTGTGTGTGGGGAGTTCATCCACGATAGCATTTAACACGAATGCAAGTTCCTTTCTTATAGATGGTATTGTACTTCCTAATTCAACAGTAACGATAACAGACATAAAGAAAGATACATTGTTAAAAATCTATCTAACTTATCCAGACGCCTGTGATACAATAATCAATATCAGAATTCGTGTGATTCCTATTGATAGTAGTCAGACCGTCATGGAATTCTGCAATGGAGACTCCATATTTATTCAAAATCAGTGGTATCACCATGATGAAGAATTAAGAATACTATCAACTAATCAACTAGGATGTGATTCTGTTGTATTAATTTCATTAAAAACTAAACGATCTGAATCATTTGCAACAAACTATCAAATCTGTGAAGGAGATTCAGTATGGCTATTCACTCCAAATGGAGGAAAATGGATAACTTCAAATGAAAGTGATACTATAATATGGAATAACCAGGAAGGATGTGATTCTATTTATACTTATAATGCAACCGTATTTCCATCATTCCATGAGACCCTAAACTTCCACAAGTGTGTCAAGGATTCGTTATTCTACCAAGGAACTTATTATTTGCAGGATACTTCATTTCTCATTAACTACTCCACCCAATATGGTTGCGATTCTATTTTAAGTATTAACATCATTAATTATCCCATCTCGCCCGCTACCCATACTATTCATAACTTATGTAATGGGGATTCTATTCAAATAGATAATATCTGGTATCATGACTCGATCACCATAATAACTCAATTCAATAATCAATATGGTTGCGATTCATTCCATATGACAGAAGTACACCTTTTTCCTATTCATGAACCCACAACTATTACATTCTATTTCTGTATTGGAGACTCGGTCCAGATTGAGCAATTATGGTATACAACTGCCAGTGAATTCACTGTTCATAAATCGAATATACATTCTTGTGATTCAGTAATCCATTATACAGTTATTGCATACGAAGATATTTTTGTAGATCTTGATGATACCTTAGAATTAATTCGTGGAGGCACATATACATTAAGCGGTTTACATTCCATGAATGTGACTAGATTCAGATGGTACCCATCAGAATATTTATCTTGCACTGATTGTCCGAATCCAGAAATAAAGGCTATTCAAGATGGAACTTATTATCTTGAAGTAAGTGATGGTAATGGATGCACAGCAATAGATTCTATATTTATTCATGTCAAAAATCAAACTTCTGAAATATTTATTCCAAATATATTCTCACCGAATGCAGATTCCAAAAATGACACTTGGAATATAACATTCTCAGATTCCAAAAGTAAAATAATTACTTTACAATTGTTCGAGAGATGGGGTCAACAAGTATACTCCTGTGAATCCTATCCTAATGGCATGGGATCGAATTGTAATGGTTGGGATGGGATGGTTAATAACCGTCTATGTCTACCTAATGTATATATTTATTTAATTAATTGGGAGAATGCAGCAGGGCAAAGATTCTTAATTAAGGGGGATGTTACTTTGTTAAGGTAG